The Calditrichota bacterium genome includes a window with the following:
- a CDS encoding M20/M25/M40 family metallo-hydrolase, whose product MNRPPANAKPPLTLAGGVEGRLVAAYVGRDFAEYLLASSGKTLAEWQSLIDEKCQPHSFPIPDKRVRLQVSLSAELDSAYNVAGYWPGADPALKDELVVIGAHYDHVGARGDTVYNGADDNASGTAGVLEIAEAFASCGERPRRSVLFLAFAGEEKGLFGSRHYADHPLFPLDKTVAMLNLDMIGRNDSNMVAVIGSKTSTRLTQINQQANALVGMDLSYDWDRFFRQSDHYSFYRKHVPVLFFNTGDHPDLHRPSDDVDKLNPQKMARVGRLVFATAWLVANEEERPDFVEMSDTVPGGEQAPSRTR is encoded by the coding sequence ATGAACCGTCCGCCTGCCAATGCCAAGCCCCCGCTCACCTTAGCCGGTGGGGTAGAGGGGCGCCTGGTGGCGGCCTACGTCGGTCGCGACTTTGCCGAGTATCTCCTTGCCTCCTCGGGTAAAACGCTTGCGGAATGGCAGTCCCTCATCGACGAGAAATGCCAGCCGCATTCCTTTCCCATTCCGGACAAACGGGTGCGCCTGCAGGTATCCTTGAGCGCGGAGCTTGACTCTGCCTACAACGTGGCCGGCTACTGGCCTGGGGCAGACCCGGCTCTCAAAGACGAGCTGGTGGTGATTGGCGCTCACTATGATCATGTGGGTGCCCGTGGCGACACGGTCTACAACGGCGCGGACGACAACGCCTCGGGCACGGCTGGAGTGCTGGAGATTGCCGAGGCATTTGCCAGCTGCGGAGAGCGCCCGCGGCGAAGTGTTCTTTTCTTGGCTTTTGCCGGCGAGGAGAAGGGCCTGTTCGGCTCCCGCCACTACGCCGACCACCCACTCTTTCCGCTTGACAAGACCGTGGCCATGCTGAATCTGGATATGATTGGCCGCAACGATTCGAACATGGTGGCGGTTATCGGCAGCAAGACGAGCACCCGACTCACGCAAATCAACCAGCAGGCCAATGCGCTGGTGGGAATGGACCTGTCGTACGATTGGGACCGCTTCTTCAGGCAAAGCGACCACTACTCGTTCTATCGCAAACACGTGCCTGTGCTTTTCTTTAACACTGGCGACCACCCCGACCTACATCGCCCCAGCGATGATGTCGACAAGCTCAATCCGCAGAAGATGGCGCGCGTAGGACGGCTGGTCTTTGCCACCGCCTGGCTGGTTGCCAATGAGGAAGAACGACCGGATTTCGTGGAAATGAGTGATACAGTGCCGGGAGGGGAGCAGGCCCCCTCCCGCACACGCTAA